In the genome of Hyalangium ruber, the window CGAGGCGTGGCCAGCAGCACGCTCACCAGGTGCTGCTCGGGGTGCGGCGGCTCGGGAGGCATCGAGACCGTGGAAGGCTGCGCGGGCAGCGCCGGGCGCGTCACCCGAGGCGGAGGCAACTCGAAGGGAGCCTCCAGGGCCTCCATCGCGCGCAGCAGGTGCCGCGCATCCGCGGGCCGAGGCCTGGGCGCCTTGGACAACATCCGCTCCACCAGGGCTTGGAGCGAGGTGGGCAGCTCCGGCCTCAGGGTGCGCAGCGGCACCGGCTCGGAGAAGAGGATCCGGGCCAGCACGGCGGCCACATGGGGCGCGCGGAACGGAGCCTGGCCCGAGAGGCACTCATAGAGCACACACCCCAGGGAGAAGATGTCGGCGCGAGGGGTGAGCGTGTCGAGGCTCGAGGCCTGCTCGGGCGCCATGTAGCCCGGAGTTCCCATCACCGCGGCGCTGCCCGTGAGCGGCTGGGAGGCGGTGTGGAGGTGCGCGAGGCCGAAGTCCAACAGCACCACATCGTGCGGCTGGCCCGCGCGCAGGAAGAGGTTCGAGGGCTTGATGTCGCGATGGATGATGCCCTGGGCATGCGCGACGGCCAGGGCCTCCGAGGCTCGCCGCAGCAACTGTAGGGACTCGGAGAGGCTCAAGGGCTTGTGGAGCAGCCGCTGGGCGAGGTCCTCTCCCTCCAGCCACTCCATGGCGAGGAAGGGCTGGCCCTCCTCCGTGAGGCCATGGGCCACGTAGGAGACGATGCCTGGATGACGCAGCGAGGCCAACAGCCGTGCCTCGCGAGCGAAGCGGCGGACCGAATCCGCGCTGCCCTGGGCATGGAGCAGCTTGAGCGCCACGGGCTGCCCGGAGAGCTCATCTTGCGCCAGGAAGACAGAGCCCATGCCGCCAAAGCCCGCCGGGCGCTGGAGCATGAATCGATGGGCGACAAGGGAGCCCGGAACAGGCAGCACGGGCAGAACGGGAGGCATTCCCCGTTAACGTACTATGGTTGACAGTCCTCTCAGGAGAGGGTCCCTCAGGACCACCCCAGGTCCTTGAGGAACTCTCCGCACTCCGTGTGAAGCTTGTCCGCCAGCCCTGGCGCGCTTGCCAGCACGTCCCCACGCATCACGTCGAAGGGCGAGCCGTCCATCAGCGTCATCACCCCGCCCGCCTCCATCACCAGCAGCGCGCCCGCGGCAATGTCCCAGGGCTTGAGGCGGAACTCGAAGAAGCCATCGAAGCGGCCCGCCGCCACGTAGGCCAGGTCCAGCGCCGCACTGCCCGTACGGCGGATGCCCTGCGCGCGGCGGATGAAGCGGTTGAAGAGGCCCACCGGCCCCTCGGGACGCTCACGCACATCGTACGGGAAGCCCGTGCAGAGGAGCGCCCGCTCCAGCTGGGTGGTGTCACTCGCCTTGAGCGGCTGGCCGTTGAGCGTGGCCCCCTGCCCGCGCGCCGCGGAGAAGAGCTCGTCCAGCATCGGGTCATACACGGCGCCCGCCAGCACGCCGTCGGGCCCATCCACCGCGATGCTCACGCAGAAGTGCGGCACGCGGTGGGCGTAGTTCGTCGTGCCATCCAGCGGGTCGATGAGCCAGCGCAGGCCCGTGCCCTGGGAGGCGCCGCTCTCCTCCGCGAGGATGGCGTGGCCCGGGTAGCGCTCACGCAGGAACTTCAGCAGCGCCTCCTCGGAGGCCTTGTCCGCGTCGGTGACCAGATCGATGCCGCTGCGCTTGAACTCGATGGTGCGCTCGCCCTGAAAGCGCTCGGCGAGGATGCGGCCGGCCAGCCGAGCGCCCTCCTCCGCGGTGCGGCGCAGCGCCGCGGGCGTCTCCTGCTCCATGGCCCTTCCCCTCACTCCGCGCGTTCGGCGAGGAGCTGTTCGATCTGCGTCTGGTACTTCTGGAGGAACTCCTCCGCGAAGCCCTCGTGGACGAAGCGCACCACGCCCTGACGGTCCACCAGGAAGGTGGTGGGCATCAGCTTCACGCTCAGCGTCTTCTCGGCCACCTGCGCGTTGGCGTCCAGGAGGATGGGGAGGTTCACCTTCGTCTCCTCCAGGAAGGGGGGGATGGCGCGCTCATCCTCGTCCACGTTGAGCGCGTACACCTTGAGGCCCTTCGCGCCGTACTCCTTGGCGAGCTGCTCGTAGATCGGCAGCGCATCCCGACACGGCTCGCACCAGGTGGCCCACACATCCAGCAGCACCACGCTGCCGCGGTCGCTCACCACGCTGTACGGCTCACCGCCCGGGTAGCGCTTGACCTGGAACGTCAGCGGAGCGCCCCATTCGGGCTTCGTCTCCGCGGGAGCCCCCGCCAGGGAGTTGGCCCGCGCGCCCGCAACCAGCGGGGGAAGCGAGCTGTTCTGGGAGCAGCCAACGAAGGCCAGGGAAACCAGAGC includes:
- a CDS encoding inositol monophosphatase family protein is translated as MEQETPAALRRTAEEGARLAGRILAERFQGERTIEFKRSGIDLVTDADKASEEALLKFLRERYPGHAILAEESGASQGTGLRWLIDPLDGTTNYAHRVPHFCVSIAVDGPDGVLAGAVYDPMLDELFSAARGQGATLNGQPLKASDTTQLERALLCTGFPYDVRERPEGPVGLFNRFIRRAQGIRRTGSAALDLAYVAAGRFDGFFEFRLKPWDIAAGALLVMEAGGVMTLMDGSPFDVMRGDVLASAPGLADKLHTECGEFLKDLGWS
- a CDS encoding TlpA family protein disulfide reductase; translated protein: MRTFLLALVSLAFVGCSQNSSLPPLVAGARANSLAGAPAETKPEWGAPLTFQVKRYPGGEPYSVVSDRGSVVLLDVWATWCEPCRDALPIYEQLAKEYGAKGLKVYALNVDEDERAIPPFLEETKVNLPILLDANAQVAEKTLSVKLMPTTFLVDRQGVVRFVHEGFAEEFLQKYQTQIEQLLAERAE